A section of the Agromyces aurantiacus genome encodes:
- a CDS encoding AlkA N-terminal domain-containing protein: MTTTADPLADPAFAERYRAMLARDARFDGQFITGVHSTGIYCRPSCPAAPPKPANVTFYRTAAAAHEAGLRACKRCLPDAVPGSPEWDLDDDLAARAMRLIGDGVVEREGVPGLASRLGYTPRHLTRVLASELGAGPLALARAHRAQTARALLTSTSMRVADVAFASGFGSIRQFNDTIRAVYERSPLELRALAQRRSARRTGTTDDAGSDAGEAGLVRLRLPARPPFDAAGVFAWLADRALAGVEEAGADRYERTLELPTGPALVRLSAAGDAPAIDVEARLASLADLAPLVARVRRLFDLDADAIAIDAALAADPALAPSVAAVPGIRMPGTLDPHELVVRALVGQQVSVASARTSLTRLAAELGERVEFEGRARTLFPAPEAIAAHGASVLRGPAARIRTIVDVCERLALGALVVAPERGRAELRAELLAVPGIGPWTAGYLAMRVTREPDELLVSDLALRNGALRLGLPGDARALAARGEAWAPWRSYASMHLWRAAASA, translated from the coding sequence GTGACCACGACCGCCGACCCCCTCGCCGACCCGGCGTTCGCCGAGCGCTACCGCGCCATGCTCGCCCGCGACGCCCGCTTCGACGGCCAGTTCATCACCGGCGTGCACTCGACCGGGATCTACTGCCGGCCCAGCTGCCCCGCCGCGCCGCCCAAGCCGGCCAACGTGACGTTCTACCGCACCGCCGCCGCCGCCCACGAGGCGGGGCTGCGCGCGTGCAAGCGATGCCTGCCCGACGCGGTGCCCGGCTCCCCCGAGTGGGACCTCGACGACGACCTCGCCGCGCGCGCCATGCGGCTCATCGGCGACGGCGTCGTCGAGCGCGAGGGTGTGCCCGGCCTCGCCTCGCGTCTGGGCTACACCCCGCGCCACCTCACGCGCGTGCTCGCGTCCGAGCTCGGCGCCGGACCGCTCGCGCTGGCCCGGGCCCACCGCGCCCAGACCGCACGCGCGCTCCTGACCTCGACCTCCATGCGGGTCGCCGACGTCGCGTTCGCGTCGGGCTTCGGGAGCATCCGGCAGTTCAACGACACGATCCGTGCCGTCTACGAGCGCAGCCCGCTCGAACTGCGCGCGCTCGCGCAGCGCCGTTCCGCACGCCGGACGGGCACGACGGATGACGCGGGGTCCGACGCGGGCGAGGCGGGCCTCGTGCGACTGCGCCTGCCCGCCCGACCCCCCTTCGACGCCGCCGGCGTCTTCGCCTGGCTCGCCGACCGTGCGCTCGCCGGCGTCGAGGAGGCCGGCGCCGACCGCTACGAGCGCACGCTGGAGCTGCCGACCGGTCCGGCGCTCGTCCGGCTCTCGGCCGCGGGCGACGCGCCGGCGATCGACGTCGAGGCGCGGCTCGCGAGCCTCGCCGACCTCGCCCCGCTCGTCGCGCGGGTCCGGCGCCTGTTCGACCTCGACGCCGACGCGATCGCCATCGACGCCGCCCTCGCCGCCGATCCCGCGCTCGCGCCGTCCGTCGCCGCCGTCCCCGGCATCCGCATGCCCGGCACGCTCGATCCGCACGAACTCGTCGTGCGCGCGCTCGTCGGCCAGCAGGTGTCCGTGGCCTCGGCCCGCACGTCGCTCACCCGGCTCGCCGCCGAACTCGGCGAGCGCGTCGAGTTCGAGGGACGCGCCCGCACGCTCTTCCCCGCGCCCGAGGCGATCGCGGCGCACGGCGCCTCCGTGCTGCGCGGCCCGGCCGCACGGATCCGGACGATCGTCGACGTGTGCGAACGATTGGCGCTGGGCGCGCTCGTCGTCGCGCCCGAACGCGGACGCGCCGAGCTGCGCGCCGAACTGCTCGCCGTGCCCGGCATCGGTCCGTGGACCGCGGGCTACCTCGCCATGCGGGTGACGCGCGAACCCGACGAGCTGCTGGTCTCCGACCTCGCGCTCCGCAACGGAGCGCTCCGCCTCGGGCTGCCGGGCGACGCGAGGGCGCTCGCGGCGCGCGGCGAGGCGTGGGCGCCGTGGCGCAGCTACGCGTCGATGCATCTCTGGCGCGCCGCGGCATCCGCCTGA
- a CDS encoding aldehyde dehydrogenase family protein, with translation MTHTILNPADETVVTTVAAATIEETDAAIARAARAQRDWAALAPADRARLLRRFADAVDGAVEELAAIEVSNSGHPIGQARWEAGHVRDVLEYSAAAPERLSGRQIPVAGGLDVTFHEPLGVVGVITPWNFPMTIASWGFAPALAASNAVVLKPAEWTPLTSLRLAELGLESGLPDGLFQVIPGKGSVVGERFVTNETVRKVVFTGSTEVGRHIMAGCAAQVKRVTLELGGKSANIVFADADLERAAATAPYGVFENAGQDCCARSRILVERSAYDRFMELLEPAVQGVKVGDPADEATEMGPLVARAHLERVASFVPDDADVAFRGTAPSGPGFWYPPTVLAPARDARTAREEIFGPVVSVFPFDDEADAIRFANATEFGLSGSIWTRDLGRGIRVARAIESGNLSVNSHSSVRYSTPFGGFKQSGLGRELGPDAPLAFTETKNVFFAVDPA, from the coding sequence GTGACCCACACCATCCTCAACCCCGCCGACGAGACCGTCGTGACCACGGTCGCCGCCGCGACGATCGAGGAGACGGATGCCGCGATCGCGCGCGCCGCACGAGCGCAGCGCGACTGGGCGGCGCTGGCCCCGGCCGATCGCGCGCGGCTGCTGCGCCGTTTCGCCGACGCGGTCGACGGCGCGGTCGAGGAGCTCGCGGCGATCGAGGTCTCCAACTCGGGCCACCCGATCGGCCAGGCGCGCTGGGAGGCGGGGCACGTCCGCGACGTGCTCGAGTACTCCGCCGCCGCGCCCGAGCGGCTCTCGGGGCGCCAGATCCCGGTCGCCGGCGGGCTCGACGTCACGTTCCACGAGCCGCTCGGCGTCGTGGGCGTCATCACGCCGTGGAACTTCCCGATGACGATCGCGTCGTGGGGCTTCGCGCCCGCGCTCGCGGCGAGCAACGCGGTCGTGCTGAAGCCCGCCGAGTGGACGCCGTTGACGAGCCTGCGCCTCGCCGAGCTCGGCCTCGAGTCGGGCCTCCCGGACGGCCTGTTCCAGGTGATCCCCGGCAAGGGCTCGGTGGTCGGCGAGCGCTTCGTCACGAACGAGACCGTGCGCAAGGTGGTCTTCACGGGCTCGACCGAGGTCGGCCGGCACATCATGGCGGGCTGCGCCGCGCAGGTCAAGCGCGTGACCCTCGAGCTCGGCGGCAAGAGCGCGAACATCGTGTTCGCCGACGCCGACCTCGAACGCGCGGCCGCCACCGCCCCGTACGGGGTGTTCGAGAACGCGGGCCAGGACTGCTGCGCGCGCAGCCGCATCCTCGTCGAACGCAGCGCGTACGACCGCTTCATGGAGCTGCTCGAGCCCGCCGTGCAGGGCGTGAAGGTCGGCGACCCGGCCGACGAGGCGACCGAGATGGGCCCGCTCGTCGCGCGCGCCCACCTCGAGCGCGTCGCGTCCTTCGTGCCGGATGACGCGGACGTCGCCTTCCGCGGCACGGCCCCCAGCGGCCCGGGGTTCTGGTATCCGCCCACCGTGCTCGCGCCCGCGCGCGACGCGCGCACCGCCCGCGAGGAGATCTTCGGGCCGGTCGTCTCGGTGTTCCCGTTCGACGACGAGGCCGACGCCATCCGCTTCGCCAACGCCACGGAGTTCGGCCTGTCGGGATCGATCTGGACGCGCGACCTGGGCCGCGGCATCCGGGTGGCCCGCGCGATCGAGTCGGGGAACCTCTCGGTCAACTCGCACTCGTCCGTCCGCTACAGCACGCCGTTCGGCGGCTTCAAGCAGTCGGGGCTCGGTCGCGAGCTCGGGCCCGACGCGCCGCTGGCCTTCACCGAGACCAAGAACGTCTTCTTCGCCGTCGACCCGGCCTGA
- a CDS encoding aspartate ammonia-lyase — translation MDPAHGPTRIETDSLGSVEVPADAYWGVHTKRALDNFPISKRPISVYPELVVALAQVKQAAARANKEIGALEPQKQVWIDEACQRIIDGEFHDQFLVGVIQGGAGTSTNMNANEVITNVALEIAGYPKARYDILHPIDDVNRSQSTNDTYPTAIKLSMTASLTTMLAELDQLRIAFGRKGREFQDVLKVGRTQLQDAVPMTLGQEFHGYATTLGEDIARLRETIKLLSEVNLGGTAVGTGITADPGYAAAVVRHLSEIAGQPLETAPDLVEATSDTGVFMTFSSALKRSAIKLSKICNDLRLLSSGPQAGLGEINLPPRQAGSSIMPGKVNPVIPEAVSQVAYAVAGADVTVMMASESGQLQLNAFEPVIAHSLLQSITWMRQACWTLRVNCVDGITANVERLEAQVASTVGVITALIPFIGYAEAAKLAKAALATGRPVADLVVEADLMTREEVTRHLMPSRLSGTHPVTQAIPVVERKGEPSE, via the coding sequence ATGGACCCCGCGCACGGGCCGACCCGCATCGAGACCGACTCGCTCGGCTCGGTGGAGGTGCCGGCCGACGCGTACTGGGGCGTGCACACCAAGCGCGCGCTCGACAACTTCCCCATCTCCAAGCGCCCGATCTCGGTGTACCCCGAGCTCGTGGTCGCGCTCGCGCAGGTCAAGCAGGCCGCCGCGCGGGCCAACAAGGAGATCGGCGCGCTCGAACCGCAGAAGCAGGTGTGGATCGACGAGGCGTGCCAGCGCATCATCGACGGCGAGTTCCACGACCAGTTCCTCGTGGGCGTCATCCAGGGCGGCGCGGGCACCTCGACGAACATGAACGCGAACGAGGTCATCACCAACGTCGCGCTCGAGATCGCCGGGTACCCCAAGGCCCGCTACGACATCCTGCACCCGATCGACGACGTCAACCGCAGCCAGTCGACGAACGACACCTATCCGACCGCGATCAAGCTGTCGATGACCGCGTCGCTCACGACGATGCTGGCCGAGCTCGACCAGCTCCGCATCGCCTTCGGCCGCAAGGGCCGCGAGTTCCAGGACGTCCTGAAGGTCGGGCGCACCCAGCTGCAGGACGCCGTCCCGATGACGCTCGGCCAGGAGTTCCACGGCTACGCGACGACGCTCGGCGAGGACATCGCGCGGCTGCGCGAGACCATCAAGCTGCTCTCCGAGGTGAACCTCGGCGGCACCGCGGTGGGAACGGGCATCACGGCCGACCCGGGCTACGCCGCCGCCGTCGTGCGCCACCTCAGCGAGATCGCCGGCCAGCCGCTCGAGACCGCACCCGACCTCGTCGAGGCCACGAGCGACACGGGTGTGTTCATGACCTTCTCGAGCGCACTCAAGCGCAGCGCGATCAAGCTCTCCAAGATCTGCAACGACCTCCGGCTGCTCTCGTCGGGGCCGCAGGCCGGCCTCGGCGAGATCAACCTGCCGCCCCGCCAGGCGGGCTCGAGCATCATGCCGGGCAAGGTCAACCCGGTCATCCCCGAGGCGGTCAGCCAGGTCGCCTACGCGGTCGCCGGCGCGGACGTCACGGTCATGATGGCGTCCGAGAGCGGGCAGCTGCAGCTCAACGCGTTCGAGCCGGTGATCGCCCACTCGCTGCTCCAGTCGATCACCTGGATGCGCCAGGCCTGCTGGACCCTGCGCGTGAACTGCGTCGACGGCATCACCGCGAACGTCGAGCGGCTCGAGGCGCAGGTGGCGTCGACCGTCGGCGTCATCACCGCGCTGATCCCGTTCATCGGGTACGCCGAGGCGGCCAAGCTCGCCAAGGCCGCGCTCGCGACAGGCCGTCCGGTCGCCGACCTCGTCGTCGAAGCCGACCTGATGACGCGCGAGGAGGTCACGCGCCACCTGATGCCGTCGCGGCTCTCGGGCACCCACCCCGTGACGCAGGCGATCCCCGTCGTCGAGCGCAAGGGCGAGCCGAGCGAGTGA
- a CDS encoding adenylate/guanylate cyclase domain-containing protein: MEPSAPRAPSWTAVAPEPAYATSEDGVVAYQVFGRGDHDLLLIGNWASNIEVMWEHPSMARYLERLGRFARVICFDKRGAGISDPVSLGALPTLEHWMDDARAVLDAAGSEKAALLGDAEGGPMAMMFAATYPQRTRALVLVNTFARMLRAEDYPIGMPESAAERLLVSWRQGWGTDAALWLSAPSVADDAQLQRWARHYMRLSATPAAAARMYGWVLRLDVRSVLPSIQVPTLVLHKAGNRHYRAPMGRYLAEHIPGAKYVELPGADWYPPFVGAEPVLDEIEEFLTGDRPAPPDDRILATVLFTDIVGSTDLAARLGDQRWLDVKAAHDELVRSHLERHRGREIATTGDGFLAIFDGPARAVRCATEIAAAVDSLGLAIRAGLHTGEVELQDGQVAGIAVHIAARVMAHAEAGRVLVSGTVTDLVVGSGIRFADRGSHALRGVPGQWRLFEVVAES; this comes from the coding sequence ATGGAACCGAGCGCTCCGCGCGCGCCGTCGTGGACGGCGGTCGCGCCCGAGCCCGCGTACGCGACGAGCGAGGATGGGGTCGTCGCGTACCAGGTGTTCGGCCGGGGCGACCACGACCTCCTGCTCATCGGCAACTGGGCGAGCAACATCGAGGTCATGTGGGAGCATCCCTCGATGGCGCGCTACCTCGAGCGCCTCGGCCGGTTCGCGCGGGTCATCTGCTTCGACAAGCGGGGCGCCGGGATCTCCGACCCGGTCTCGCTGGGAGCGCTGCCCACGCTCGAGCACTGGATGGACGATGCGCGCGCCGTGCTCGACGCCGCGGGCTCCGAGAAGGCCGCGCTCCTCGGCGACGCCGAGGGCGGTCCCATGGCGATGATGTTCGCCGCCACGTATCCGCAGCGCACGCGCGCGCTCGTGCTGGTGAACACGTTCGCGCGGATGCTGCGCGCCGAGGACTACCCGATCGGCATGCCCGAGTCGGCCGCCGAGCGGCTGCTCGTGTCGTGGCGCCAGGGCTGGGGGACCGATGCCGCGCTCTGGCTCTCGGCGCCGAGCGTCGCCGACGACGCCCAGCTGCAGCGCTGGGCACGCCACTACATGCGCCTGTCGGCGACGCCGGCCGCGGCGGCGCGGATGTACGGCTGGGTGCTCCGGCTCGACGTCCGCTCGGTGCTGCCGAGCATCCAGGTGCCGACGCTCGTGCTGCACAAGGCCGGCAACCGGCACTACCGGGCCCCGATGGGCCGCTACCTCGCGGAGCACATCCCCGGCGCGAAGTACGTCGAGCTCCCCGGTGCGGACTGGTACCCGCCGTTCGTCGGTGCGGAACCGGTCCTCGACGAGATCGAGGAGTTCCTGACGGGCGACCGGCCGGCGCCGCCCGACGACCGCATCCTCGCGACGGTGCTCTTCACCGACATCGTCGGCTCGACCGACCTGGCCGCGCGTCTCGGCGACCAGCGCTGGCTCGACGTGAAGGCCGCCCACGACGAGCTCGTCCGCTCGCATCTCGAGCGCCACCGCGGGCGCGAGATCGCGACCACGGGCGACGGGTTCCTCGCGATCTTCGACGGGCCGGCGCGCGCGGTGCGGTGCGCGACGGAGATCGCCGCCGCGGTGGACTCGCTCGGCCTCGCCATCCGTGCCGGGCTGCACACGGGCGAGGTCGAGCTGCAGGACGGCCAGGTCGCGGGCATCGCCGTGCACATCGCCGCGCGCGTCATGGCGCACGCCGAGGCGGGCCGGGTGCTCGTGTCGGGCACGGTCACCGACCTCGTCGTCGGTTCGGGCATCCGATTCGCCGATCGCGGGTCGCACGCGTTGAGGGGCGTCCCGGGGCAGTGGCGACTCTTCGAGGTCGTCGCGGAGTCCTGA
- a CDS encoding fumarylacetoacetate hydrolase family protein: MKFAHLRVEGHPTPRLAAVIGDDALFLDQVMADAPHDLQCLIERGADGLDAVRAAVFDALAAAAPTTPVAELRHASAVLRPAQVLAIGANYAAHASELKLRSESAMTIFSLWPNSLAGHGQTTTWAGDVATQVDYEAELGVIIGRPAKDVAVRDALDYVWGYTVVNDITARDIQFSEAQWSRCKSFDGFTPTGPVVVTADEIADPQDLWLTTNVDGHILQDASTNEMVRSVAEIISYLSRTATLPAGTLISTGSPGGAGYSRNPQVFLRDGSTVTVTIEGIGSLTTHCRVV; the protein is encoded by the coding sequence GTGAAGTTCGCACACCTCCGAGTCGAAGGCCACCCGACCCCACGACTCGCGGCGGTGATCGGCGACGACGCGCTCTTCCTCGACCAGGTGATGGCCGACGCCCCGCACGACCTCCAGTGCCTGATCGAGCGCGGCGCCGACGGGCTCGACGCGGTGCGCGCGGCCGTGTTCGACGCACTCGCCGCCGCCGCGCCGACGACGCCGGTCGCCGAGCTGCGGCACGCCTCGGCGGTGCTCCGCCCCGCGCAGGTGCTCGCGATCGGCGCGAACTACGCCGCGCACGCCTCCGAGCTGAAGCTGCGCTCCGAGTCGGCGATGACGATCTTCTCGCTCTGGCCGAACTCGCTCGCCGGGCACGGCCAGACCACCACCTGGGCGGGCGACGTCGCGACCCAGGTCGACTACGAGGCCGAGCTCGGCGTGATCATCGGCCGCCCCGCGAAGGACGTCGCGGTGCGCGACGCGCTCGACTACGTGTGGGGCTACACCGTCGTCAACGACATCACGGCCCGCGACATCCAGTTCAGCGAGGCCCAGTGGTCGCGGTGCAAGTCGTTCGACGGCTTCACGCCGACCGGCCCCGTCGTGGTCACGGCCGACGAGATCGCCGACCCGCAGGACCTCTGGCTCACGACCAACGTCGACGGGCACATCCTGCAGGACGCATCGACCAACGAGATGGTGCGCAGCGTCGCCGAGATCATCTCCTACCTGTCGAGGACCGCCACGCTGCCGGCGGGGACCCTCATCTCCACCGGCAGCCCCGGCGGCGCGGGCTACTCGCGCAACCCCCAGGTGTTCCTGCGCGACGGTTCGACCGTCACGGTCACGATCGAGGGCATCGGGTCGCTGACGACGCACTGCCGCGTGGTCTGA
- a CDS encoding amino acid permease → MAKDTLKVSGVTYTTADQGYFEKRKLTRAAGVWGLWGLAVAAVISGDFSGWNFGIDFAGFGGMLIAFAILVVMYYGLIFSIGEMASAMPHTGGAYSFSRAAMGPWGGFVTGLAETIEYVATTAVIVFFSASYADAITSELLGFSMPGWVWWVILYAIFIGINAAGANISFKFAIVVSIISIAILLVFSVMALFSGQFSWDNLFDIEPDPGQSAFLPHGVLPILFALPFAMWFFLGIEELPLAAEESHNPVKDIPRAGIIARATLIVTGLLVLFLNTGVLGAEATGVAGEPLLDGFRAIVGDELAAVLALFALIGLLASLQGIMFAYGRNMYSLSRAGYYPKFLSLTGKRQTPWVALVAGAVIGFLALVVLDVLAQVDAEGAGAVAGAIVLNIAVWGAVLAYLLQMVSYVILRRKFPDAKRPYRSPWGVPGAVAAAAISALIFLGFLLNPTFVPAIIAIAVVYAVMLIGFGLYGRNHLVLSPEEEYAVSGGLHGDPQAEGYGGEVEEEILAMDGVDAPAEPVDAPADETKG, encoded by the coding sequence ATGGCGAAAGACACCCTCAAGGTCTCGGGCGTCACGTACACGACCGCCGACCAGGGATACTTCGAGAAACGCAAGCTCACCCGCGCCGCGGGCGTCTGGGGCCTCTGGGGCCTCGCCGTCGCCGCGGTCATCTCCGGCGACTTCTCCGGCTGGAACTTCGGCATCGACTTCGCGGGCTTCGGCGGCATGCTCATCGCCTTCGCGATCCTCGTGGTCATGTACTACGGCCTGATCTTCTCGATCGGCGAGATGGCGTCGGCCATGCCCCACACGGGCGGCGCCTACTCGTTCTCGCGCGCGGCGATGGGGCCGTGGGGCGGATTCGTGACGGGCCTCGCCGAGACGATCGAGTACGTCGCGACGACGGCCGTCATCGTGTTCTTCTCGGCCTCGTACGCCGACGCGATCACGAGCGAGCTGCTCGGCTTCTCGATGCCGGGCTGGGTCTGGTGGGTCATCCTCTACGCGATCTTCATCGGGATCAACGCCGCCGGCGCGAACATCTCGTTCAAGTTCGCCATCGTCGTCTCGATCATCTCGATCGCGATCCTGCTCGTCTTCAGCGTGATGGCGCTGTTCTCCGGGCAGTTCTCGTGGGACAACCTGTTCGACATCGAGCCCGACCCCGGCCAGAGCGCGTTCCTGCCGCACGGCGTGCTGCCGATCCTCTTCGCGCTGCCGTTCGCCATGTGGTTCTTCCTCGGCATCGAGGAGCTGCCGCTCGCGGCGGAGGAGTCGCACAACCCGGTCAAGGACATCCCGCGCGCGGGCATCATCGCGCGCGCCACGCTCATCGTGACCGGCCTGCTCGTGCTCTTCCTCAACACGGGCGTCCTGGGCGCCGAGGCCACGGGCGTGGCGGGGGAGCCGCTGCTCGACGGGTTCCGCGCGATCGTCGGCGACGAGCTCGCGGCGGTGCTCGCGCTGTTCGCGCTCATCGGCCTGCTCGCCTCGCTCCAGGGCATCATGTTCGCCTACGGCCGCAACATGTACTCGCTCTCCCGCGCGGGCTACTACCCGAAGTTCCTCTCGCTGACCGGCAAGCGGCAGACGCCGTGGGTCGCGCTCGTGGCGGGCGCCGTGATCGGCTTCCTCGCGCTCGTGGTGCTCGACGTGCTCGCCCAGGTCGACGCCGAGGGCGCGGGCGCGGTCGCGGGCGCGATCGTGCTGAACATCGCGGTGTGGGGCGCGGTCCTCGCGTACCTGCTCCAGATGGTCTCGTACGTGATCCTCCGCCGGAAGTTCCCCGACGCCAAGCGCCCGTACCGCAGCCCGTGGGGCGTCCCCGGCGCGGTCGCGGCCGCGGCCATCTCGGCGCTGATCTTCCTCGGCTTCCTGCTCAATCCGACCTTCGTGCCCGCGATCATCGCGATCGCCGTCGTGTACGCCGTCATGCTGATCGGCTTCGGGCTCTACGGCCGCAACCACCTCGTGCTCTCGCCCGAGGAGGAGTACGCGGTGTCCGGCGGCCTGCACGGCGATCCGCAGGCCGAGGGCTACGGCGGCGAGGTCGAGGAGGAGATCCTGGCCATGGACGGCGTGGACGCGCCGGCCGAGCCCGTCGACGCGCCCGCCGACGAGACGAAGGGCTGA
- a CDS encoding gamma-glutamyl-gamma-aminobutyrate hydrolase family protein, giving the protein MASSASESPADGATPPSTPDAPVIGVTTYLERSQTGVWDLPASFLPKVYLDAVTDAGGIAVLLPPQPVSAGIARRVLGSVDGLIVAGGADVDPRRYGQEPHERTGAPRADRDAWEDALLTAAIELDVPFLGICRGAQVLNVALGGTLVQHLPDVVGHEGYQPAPAVFGETQVSVERGSRLDAVLGDADEPRGTLPVHVYHHQAIDRVADGLTVTARTDEGVIEAVELDDAAFGVAVQWHPEENAADRRLFAGLVEAARTHRSRRSSE; this is encoded by the coding sequence GTGGCTTCGAGCGCTTCTGAGTCGCCGGCGGATGGCGCGACGCCCCCGTCGACGCCCGACGCCCCCGTGATCGGCGTCACGACCTACCTCGAGCGGTCGCAGACGGGCGTGTGGGACCTGCCCGCGTCGTTCCTGCCGAAGGTGTACCTCGACGCGGTGACCGACGCGGGCGGCATCGCCGTGCTGCTGCCGCCGCAGCCGGTCTCGGCCGGGATCGCCCGTCGGGTGCTCGGCTCGGTCGACGGGCTCATCGTCGCGGGCGGCGCCGACGTCGACCCCCGGCGATACGGACAGGAGCCGCACGAGCGGACCGGCGCGCCGCGCGCCGACCGCGACGCGTGGGAGGACGCGCTGCTGACCGCGGCGATCGAGCTCGACGTGCCGTTCCTCGGCATCTGCCGCGGCGCCCAGGTGCTCAACGTCGCCCTCGGCGGCACGCTCGTGCAGCACCTGCCCGACGTGGTGGGGCACGAGGGCTACCAGCCGGCCCCGGCGGTCTTCGGCGAGACGCAGGTGAGCGTGGAGCGCGGCAGCCGGCTCGACGCGGTCCTCGGCGACGCCGACGAGCCGCGCGGCACGCTGCCCGTGCACGTCTACCACCATCAGGCCATCGACCGCGTGGCCGACGGCCTCACGGTCACGGCCCGCACCGACGAGGGCGTCATCGAGGCCGTCGAGCTCGACGACGCCGCATTCGGCGTCGCGGTGCAGTGGCACCCCGAGGAGAACGCCGCCGACCGCCGCCTGTTCGCGGGCCTGGTCGAGGCCGCACGCACGCATCGCAGCAGAAGGAGCTCCGAGTGA
- a CDS encoding glutamine synthetase family protein, translated as MAAPTGYLTLDGLRSAVADGHVDTVIVAFTDMQGRLVGKRTSARLFLEEVALHGAEACNYLLAVDVEMNTVDGYEMSSWERGYGDMALVPDLTTLRMAPWLEATALVTADLQWLDGRPVEASPRRILQRQLERLAERGLTAYVGTELEFIVFDDSYRDAWRKGYRELTPASDYNIDYALLASTRMEPLLRDIRNAMDGAGMYCEGVKGECNLGQQEIAFRYTDALGTCDNHSIYKNGAKEIADRHGKSLTFMAKFNEREGNSCHIHISLRGEDGAAVFSDESQPHGMSTMFRHFLGGQVAAMRELTLFSAPNINSYKRYVAGSFAPTAIAWGLDNRTCALRVVGHGLGMRVENRVPGGDVNQYLAVAALIAAGLHGIDHELEPGDLFVGNAYESDVARVPATLRESAELFAGSAIAREAFGDEVVDHYLNNARVELAAYDAAVTDWERVRGFERF; from the coding sequence ATGGCGGCACCCACCGGTTACCTGACGCTCGACGGGCTCCGCTCCGCGGTCGCCGACGGGCACGTCGACACGGTCATCGTGGCGTTCACCGACATGCAGGGGCGCCTCGTCGGCAAGCGCACGTCGGCCCGCCTGTTCCTCGAGGAGGTCGCGCTCCACGGCGCCGAGGCGTGCAACTACCTGCTCGCCGTCGACGTCGAGATGAACACCGTCGACGGCTACGAGATGTCCAGCTGGGAGCGCGGCTACGGCGACATGGCGCTCGTGCCCGACCTCACGACGCTCCGGATGGCGCCCTGGCTCGAGGCCACCGCGCTCGTCACTGCCGACCTGCAGTGGCTCGACGGCCGGCCCGTCGAGGCCTCGCCCCGCCGCATCCTGCAGCGCCAGCTCGAACGGCTCGCCGAGCGGGGCCTCACGGCGTACGTCGGCACCGAGCTCGAGTTCATCGTCTTCGACGACTCCTACCGCGACGCATGGCGCAAGGGCTATCGCGAGCTCACGCCCGCGAGCGACTACAACATCGACTACGCCCTCCTCGCCTCGACGCGCATGGAGCCGCTGCTGCGCGACATCCGCAACGCCATGGACGGCGCCGGCATGTACTGCGAGGGCGTGAAGGGCGAGTGCAACCTCGGCCAGCAGGAGATCGCGTTCCGCTACACCGACGCGCTCGGCACGTGCGATAACCACTCGATCTACAAGAACGGCGCCAAGGAGATCGCCGACCGGCACGGCAAGTCGCTGACCTTCATGGCCAAGTTCAACGAGCGCGAGGGCAACAGCTGCCACATCCACATCTCGCTGCGCGGCGAGGACGGCGCCGCGGTCTTCAGCGACGAGTCCCAGCCGCACGGCATGTCGACGATGTTCCGGCACTTCCTCGGCGGGCAGGTCGCCGCGATGCGCGAGCTCACGCTGTTCTCGGCGCCCAACATCAACTCCTACAAGCGCTACGTCGCGGGCAGCTTCGCGCCGACCGCGATCGCGTGGGGGCTCGACAACCGCACGTGCGCCCTCCGCGTCGTGGGCCACGGCCTGGGCATGCGCGTCGAGAACCGCGTGCCCGGCGGCGACGTCAACCAGTACCTCGCCGTCGCGGCGCTCATCGCGGCCGGCCTGCACGGCATCGACCACGAGCTCGAACCCGGCGACCTGTTCGTCGGAAACGCCTACGAGAGCGACGTCGCGCGCGTGCCGGCGACCCTGCGCGAGTCCGCGGAGCTGTTCGCCGGCTCGGCGATCGCTCGCGAGGCGTTCGGCGACGAGGTCGTCGACCACTACCTCAACAACGCGCGCGTCGAGCTCGCCGCGTACGACGCCGCCGTCACCGACTGGGAGCGGGTCCGTGGCTTCGAGCGCTTCTGA